A single region of the Duganella sp. BuS-21 genome encodes:
- a CDS encoding phospholipase A — MELRLERCAVLGDASARLACYDGLAKTAPAVKAAGDNAIVAPAAGSEPVRTQPAAPPAEPNVPAKVAELTTIKPEAAVSRMVQEWELDRSAKRGVFNFRPHKDTYLLLANYSTSSNDAPFRETTPAGLKSKHVELTYQISFKMKLIEQMMSTPVDLWFGYTQNSFWQAYNRAASSPFRETNYQPEMMLTTPLSLDLGILDVRYLTLGLNHQSNGQTSKLSRSWNRVYAEVGAEKGKFALSFRLWKRLDNARSDNDNIDITDFLGHGDLTASYRFDGHELSMTARRNFSTNHGALRVGWAFPVAANLKGYVQGFTGYGQSLIDYNYGQKSIGAGFLVDF, encoded by the coding sequence ATGGAACTGCGACTGGAACGCTGCGCCGTGCTGGGCGACGCCAGTGCCCGCCTGGCTTGCTACGATGGCCTGGCCAAAACCGCACCGGCGGTCAAGGCAGCAGGCGACAACGCCATCGTCGCACCGGCCGCCGGCAGCGAGCCGGTGCGCACCCAGCCTGCGGCGCCGCCGGCCGAGCCGAACGTCCCGGCCAAGGTCGCCGAGCTGACCACCATCAAGCCCGAGGCCGCCGTGTCGCGCATGGTCCAGGAATGGGAGCTCGACCGGTCCGCCAAGCGCGGCGTGTTCAACTTCCGCCCGCACAAGGACACTTATCTGCTGCTGGCCAATTACAGCACCAGCTCCAATGATGCGCCTTTTCGCGAGACTACGCCTGCCGGCCTGAAATCAAAACACGTGGAACTGACCTACCAGATCAGCTTCAAGATGAAGCTGATCGAGCAGATGATGAGCACCCCGGTGGACTTGTGGTTCGGCTATACCCAGAACAGCTTCTGGCAAGCCTATAACCGCGCCGCCTCCAGCCCCTTCCGCGAGACCAACTATCAACCGGAAATGATGTTGACCACGCCGTTGAGCCTGGACCTGGGCATCCTCGACGTGCGCTACCTGACGTTGGGCCTGAATCACCAGTCCAACGGCCAGACGTCCAAGCTGTCGCGCAGCTGGAACCGGGTGTATGCGGAAGTGGGAGCCGAAAAAGGCAAGTTCGCCCTGTCGTTCCGCCTGTGGAAGCGGCTCGACAACGCGCGTTCGGACAACGACAACATCGATATCACCGATTTCCTCGGCCACGGCGACCTGACGGCCAGCTATCGCTTCGACGGCCACGAGCTGTCGATGACGGCACGGCGCAATTTCAGCACCAACCACGGCGCCCTGCGGGTCGGCTGGGCGTTCCCGGTGGCGGCCAATCTGAAAGGCTATGTGCAAGGCTTCACCGGCTACGGCCAAAGCCTGATCGACTACAACTACGGCCAGAAATCCATCGGCGCCGGCTTCCTGGTCGATTTCTAA
- a CDS encoding methyltransferase domain-containing protein — protein sequence MLNEREIESCYLGQFIPVHYHHNMLMDQNRMHGFKSAIDYAVKPGAKVLELGGGTGVLSWFAAAKAAKVYCVEFNPDMVKEARKFLAKNPNGEKVEVVHADAFEYLPPEPVDVVICEMIHVGMLREKQVEVIESFKRRYLERFGGPLPVFLPEAVIMAVQPLQQEYDFEGFYAPIVQFQETTVIYPGTVEMAQPAVYSIIDFNQQNELVYAWQGKFVVERNGEINAMRFVTKNILAVVQERSTTIDWLNHYMTLPLATPVKAREGDVLEVSFQYRAGGSIPSLQASLKAEILYEAVLQAAPQVPAFA from the coding sequence ATGCTGAACGAACGCGAAATTGAAAGCTGCTATCTGGGGCAGTTTATTCCAGTCCACTACCATCACAATATGCTGATGGACCAAAACCGCATGCACGGCTTCAAGTCGGCCATCGACTACGCCGTCAAGCCGGGTGCCAAAGTGCTGGAGCTGGGTGGCGGCACCGGCGTGCTGTCGTGGTTCGCGGCGGCCAAGGCGGCCAAGGTGTATTGCGTCGAGTTCAATCCCGACATGGTCAAGGAAGCCCGCAAATTCCTGGCCAAGAATCCTAACGGCGAAAAAGTCGAAGTCGTCCATGCCGACGCCTTCGAGTACCTGCCGCCCGAGCCGGTCGATGTCGTCATCTGCGAAATGATCCACGTCGGCATGCTGCGCGAAAAGCAGGTGGAAGTCATCGAATCGTTCAAGCGCCGCTATCTGGAGCGCTTCGGCGGCCCGCTGCCGGTATTCCTGCCTGAAGCGGTCATCATGGCCGTCCAGCCCTTGCAGCAGGAGTATGACTTCGAGGGCTTCTACGCCCCGATCGTGCAATTCCAGGAAACCACGGTGATCTATCCGGGCACGGTGGAGATGGCGCAGCCGGCCGTCTACAGCATCATCGATTTCAACCAGCAGAATGAGCTGGTCTACGCCTGGCAGGGCAAGTTCGTGGTGGAACGCAACGGCGAAATCAATGCCATGCGCTTCGTCACCAAGAATATCCTGGCGGTGGTGCAGGAGCGCTCGACCACCATCGACTGGCTCAACCATTACATGACGCTGCCGCTGGCGACCCCGGTCAAGGCGCGCGAAGGCGATGTGCTGGAGGTCAGCTTCCAGTACCGCGCGGGCGGCTCGATTCCGTCGCTGCAAGCGTCGCTGAAGGCCGAAATTCTGTATGAAGCCGTGCTGCAGGCGGCCCCGCAAGTGCCGGCTTTCGCGTAA
- a CDS encoding transcriptional regulator: METIVLAQAISSEAEYERAIVTLGELLDAGAARESHPFADRLEVLSEMIAAYEALQYPQQNVSPSAMVQFLLDQHALALSELPEIGNADVVAAVLNGSRRLGEEQISALSMRFNLPGSAFT; the protein is encoded by the coding sequence ATGGAAACCATAGTGCTTGCGCAAGCAATCTCAAGCGAAGCGGAGTATGAACGGGCAATTGTTACTTTGGGAGAGTTGCTGGACGCTGGGGCCGCACGCGAGAGTCATCCGTTTGCGGATCGCCTGGAAGTTCTTAGTGAAATGATTGCGGCCTACGAGGCATTGCAGTATCCGCAACAAAATGTATCTCCTTCTGCAATGGTGCAGTTTTTGTTGGATCAGCATGCTCTTGCGCTGAGCGAATTGCCGGAAATAGGCAATGCCGACGTGGTCGCTGCAGTGCTGAATGGCTCCCGTAGGCTTGGCGAAGAGCAAATTTCCGCATTGTCCATGCGATTCAACCTCCCCGGCTCCGCGTTCACCTAA